CCGTTTCCTACCAATTAGCAGTTACGAAACGATAGTCACTTCGCAAGACGATTAGTCGGAAGGGTTTTGGGAAAACACCACCATCGTCATAATGGTGTTCACGGAATGCCTCTTTAGAATTGCTGCGGTCTTTCCTATCCGTATAAACGGAATTTATTTCCAGACACAGAATACTTTAATCTTGTTTGCTTTGCAGTTCTACTTTGATCTCGTTTGCTCCATTTTGTATTAGAACCGAACCCATGTTTACTTGAGATTTGGAGCAGTTTGtttcaaaagagaaacttaaaaaaacattcaaacaaaattcaaaacaagaaaacaaaaaggcgATGAGGATTCGATCTAAATTTTCTAGCCCCACAAATTTAGCGTCTCCCTTCAATCACAGGCCTTCGTCACTTAGTCGCAGCTAGCCCGGAGCTAGGAATTACGGTCTCTGCGGCGGCTCAGCAATTCATCCTCTCAATTTTCAAGTCCTTCTTAAGCGCTGAATTTTATATCGATCGCGTAAACACTTTTGCGCTCCCTTTACACAGTGAGGGTAtaagaatttcctttcttttttcttctttgttcagGAATTAGAActctttacaattttttcagaTGACGATACGACATGAGTTTCTGCACATGATCTTCTGACTCGTTACCCTACAGCGCTTGCCCTATTTCACAAATGTTTACCTTCGTACAATGAGAAAACCTGGTCAAGTCGTCCCAAACACGACGAATCTTTTTCAGTTCCTTTGATAAATGTAGGAATCATCATGCTTTTTTGATCTCAATGAACAGTAACCTTGCTTTGTTCCTGCACATAGTTTCTGAAGTACCTGCTGAAATGTCGTCACACGGACTGGTATAAATGATCGCGTCACCGACATTGTTACTGCGCGATTTGTTGCTCCAAAATTTTGCAGTGGGAAGAGGTtttgtaaataattttatGCTGAATGGAGTAGAAGGGAAAGAATTTCGGCGGCACTGACCAAGAAAATTGAAGGTGATACTTTTTCATTCACGATTTCCTATAGCTCTTGTTGATGAACCTTTCAACTAACAGTAATTTTGTCTCCAAGTTCCGTTCTCAACGACAGCAAACAAACAAGCCCGGCTAATGATGCGCTTCCAGACTTCTTTTTGTGCTAGCTTCGCTCACCTTCGGTGTTCAATAAAATCTTAAAGAGGGAGCAATTAATGCGAATTTCTGCTAAGgaattaaatttgtttttgtcacTAACCACGCTTTTCTCGCTTTTTAGAAGCATATATAAACACTGATGTATGATTTAAGAATTTCTTGCCAGAAGTGTTGATAGTGCATTGAGTGAGTATTTAAATTTGATATTGAGTTTTCATTCCTTCGATAAGGCtacaattttcaaactttaccCGAGGTTTTGGGCAATTTccctagtctttttttttcgcaatgaaCATAGAAGGATACGCTTGaataaaataacatgaaaGTGTTCATCACACTGATAAGGACAAGTCCACAGAACACACCAAAGTCTGTTTGTTACTGTATTTATGCAGCTTTCTGCATGCGCATGATATTTAATTTCTCAAGGAAGGATTTGGCAAGCATGGTGGCAGTAACGTACAGGGTAATGGACAAGCGGAGGAGCACAGAGTGAAACATTATGTGTGCACTCGTTGCAACCACAAACGGTCTTTGAACTTCCTTTTAATTCTCAGCAAATTCGTTTTGGAATAATTGTCAGTTCCCATTTTCTTGTCCTGATGTACCAATTTGACACCATGGAACTCAAAGTAGACAAAGCATTAAGCCAATGTTGAACCCGTTTAACTGCATAAAATATCTTAGTGGCAatcaaacacacacacacaagaaACTCCGACAgcatatgtgtatgtatacaACCAATCTCAACATCGACTAACGGTTGACTGTAGGACATTTTGTAATGCCCACTTTGCTCTTTGTAAAGCAGTAAGTACAAAATCTTTGTAAAGTTAGTTTAAAATTTCTATGTATGGGCGCCTTTGGTAAATTTCGAGCACAAGATCAGGCTAGGCTAGCTTCTGTAACCAATGCTTTTCACCGGGACTATTTGAGCTGAGAAAGGTTTGCGTGTCTGGCCTTTCATCCTCGTCTGATTGGGTCGTTCTTTAACAATACTAAGCCAGTCCTGTTCAATTTCCAACAAAAGATCTCATAAAATTGATCTACTCTCGGTTGTTCAGTATCCTTTCAACATCACGTCTAGCCCAACCTGTCCACCAATGGTGAGAGTCCACGGATATTTCTTCCTCAATTTTGTTCAGAATTCATGTTTTCGACTGGGTAGTCTTGTCTAGCTTTGGTATGAGAATATTCTCAAAGCAATTTGGACAGCACAACCTGATGATCTCCTTATTAATTGGCCGATCCGTTTTTGCTTAAAGTTCtcaattatattatttttgggCCCAAAGCCACTGAAAATCGATGTAGGCTTCTCCTTCATGTAAACCGAATTTCATCGTAACCGTCAACGGTCATATCTCTAGTCAACTCCTCACGAAAGTTTAAATAGAGGGCAGATAGACTCACAGCTTAACTTCACTGGCGTTAAAAGTAGAAGACACGGCTCCTACTTTTATCGCCAGTGAAGTCAAACTGTGAGTGTATCTGAGGTTACTCCTTTTAATGAGTTGAAGGCCGAAATGGATTTGGGTTATCTTTGTCTTATATCCATTTCACAGCTGCTGCTGTTTTGCATCGTGTAGGCCAGTTAGAGGAGCACATTCACGAGTTCGATCTTTTGTCAACCTACCCGTCCTTATTACGATAGGAAGTATCGAGCAAGGTCCCATCTGCTTTCGTTTGGGAAGCATACTCCTTAAGCCATACAAGGTTAACAGAATGTTACAACTTCGcaaaatgaatatttcttcatCGCCGATTCTCTCGAGATCCTTCTCCACCTTTCATTTCAGATAATGGTGCAACTGCAGCAGTTAATCAGCGACTCCATTTGTCTCTTAGCGAATGTAGTTTTCGAGGTTCTTTAGGGTTTCAAAGCAGAGCTGAGAAGGCGAGATAAGTGGGAAGGGGTAAAAGTTCGAAACAGCCGTACATCACAAATATCGTCTCTTCCTTCGATCATTCTTCTCAAAGTGAAATTCTGGTCAACCAGAAGTTGCTCTGGAAAGCCTAGCTGGACTACTTATAAAGGAGggagtgggtttttttttttttttttttttgctgtgtttTGTAAGTGGCTCCACCATCTTGTGTAGGAGAAATGTGATGGCATTCTTCCGCAAATCGTGTAGCTTCTGATAATTTCTAgaagaatttcttctccattttacggacttcaggtggggTGCAAGAGATTACAACACTGCTAAATCAGTTCCACTATTTAAGTCTCCATTTTTCGCTTtccggggcgggtgtagtgtagcgattagaggttccgcttcctgcacgatcgatcggaggttcgaatccgctctagagctcatcaagcctttcatacctccggggtcgatgaattggtaccagacttgtctgggaggatgaaaacttAAACttgtaagtcattgtataggccagttccacgttcgtaaacctcaaacgattctgaattgaagtgaacgtgggggcgaatgacacgccagacactttatcctttatccttttcgtTTTCGGGATGAAAAGCGGAATCTCCGATTAAGTCCGGTGGTCCCTGAGTATGTCAGTTATTGGACGTGCTCAAGTTTAGGAACCTCGTGCGCATGACTCACCGGCAGCTGCTCCGTTGGCAGAGCTGAGGACAAGTGAACATCCCTTCGTCCTGCCACAGTACTATTTTAGTAGAGCATTTAATCTACCCTGGTGCTTTATTTTCCAGGTCTTTTCAGAGTCCTTCGCTCTTCTCCTTTGCTTTCCTTCGGTCTCCCGATTACGTTGTAGCAATTTGATTCTTAGGCGCTCTTCCTCTATGGAACCTCCAGCAGGCGAAGTTGCgagagaaattaaaattggTCACAGATCCTAACGAGGAAGAGGCAAAGCGAACTTCTTTGTCGACAGTAGAATCGCAGACACCTTCTTGGAAGGTACACTTAGAGGACGATTATGCGTCCTGAAGCTTcgctttggtttttttttctatttaaatcGACTACAGAATTCCTTGCAGTTTTCCTTATCATTCAGACCTACCATTTCGGATTCCgttcaagaaaaacatttaCGCTTCCTAATTGGAATCATTtctttaataaagaaagaactgTGCTGTAGCCGGAGTACAGTGCGATGACCCAAACCTCCCCCTATTTTTAAACATCCGCCAGGGTGTAGTCGAGCACGAGTTGGAAAGTCAATCAACGTAGTATACCGAATTGTTCTGAATGCAGCTGTTGTACGGATCCCATCTTATTATTTGCATCGATTTCAGTACATTTGCCCTTAAGATGATTTGTTGCCAATGCGTTCTATTCATCATAGAAGGTGTTCTTAGCGAAATCTCTTCTTTGTTGTAGTTGTTGCTGCGTAAACACTGTAGTTTGAACATGGTACGGCAGCAGCAGAAATAAGGGAGTGTGTgtcaagaagaaaatacaGGTACATTGGAGTACAACGCTGTACTCGGTTGAGTTAAAATGCTACCGTTATTATTGATATGAAGTGCATAGGTTTAATTgactcttttttaaaattttgggtatttcagtaaaaaaaagctattttagTACAAACCTCTTTAAAGGAAGCTAatgcgttttttttgtagtcgGCTACGATCGAAAACATGGGAACCTgttgctttcaaattttgcaatattttgagTTGTTGTCCAGAACAAGAGCTCATAAACTGAAAGATGAAGCGTTTGAGGGAGCGTACGATCCTTAGCCGCAAGCACCTGTTTTTTCACGCTGAATTCTCAATTACTTCGAATTTCAGTAACGTCCAGTCTACGGTGACATCTACATGCACTGTTTACAGCGCGGGAAGAAGCGCACATTAAAGATCGAATCGACAACGTCGAAAGCAATATCTCTTATGGctgcgatgctgatgagaagaaaacaggaatTTGTGGGAAATGACTATAACAACTTGATTAATTCTGCCTAACTTCTTGTGAATATATGCGAGTGTGGTGTACCGAAGGATTCATACTACGGAGCACGAGTGTTCACGCGGCAACACCTACAAAAATGAAGTGACTACACTGACACCTATGATGAATTGAGCACGTTGGTTACTAAAAGATCATAGCCGGCAAATTTACTGGAACTGATGCGATTCTGATGATGCGACACATAGTATCCGGTAGTATCCGTACACCAGCCGCGCTTAGAACAGTTTGGTAGAGTATGCAGATTGTAAGTTCTTCTTCTGCTCAACCTACTTACTTAAATGCTGAGATGGCCCGTCTTGACTGGACGTGCGgaccccagcatctcttccactcgctTCGTTCCCTTGCCATTGCCATCCAAGAAGTTCTCAAGTTTCTTGAGTGACGTaaacgaggtccttgagccgtatccagctgagctctcagctggtccatccgtagAGCGAACACCCCACCCGGTCTCCTTCGAAGGCGTTTAACATCTCTTGCAATCCAGTCTAGCGTTCGTTCCGgataaacttcagaagacatctctcaagggctctgttgGTAGTAattagcttcctagacgtggcagcggtgtctgcccggGTCTCTGCTGCGTatcagagcgctggaagaactgtcgagtcgaacagatgggcacgaagatctttgTGCGTCAGtcggtccgtagcttccctgacgggtgtGAATGCTGTCCATGcttctctcattcttctattcagttcttcctttaaGTCCTTTCCATGTTCATAAAACGTCCGAGATATACGTACGGCGAAGCTTCCACGATTTagaagccttcaagttgtactcctccgtcctagTAGTAGGCATTCtttatgaactgtgtcttctttctgtttattcgcagtcctactctgttccctgcttcgttcaattcgttgagcatcgtttatgcttcactggtactgctcgaaaagagaacgatgtcgtctgCAAAATGaaagttcgagagaaatcttccatcaacacctATATCCCTtttttcccaggaaagtgatttcattatccattgcaatgcagcagtgagtcgccttgtcgtacccctttccaatgggtatggtgaggagGCGGTTGAAAAGGAGTatcttagtggtgcatcgatcgtagcaattggttaatttcctcacatacgacgcgtctaCACTTTGATCGGcaagcgctgacagtattgcattcgtttctgcGCTGTCGAAAGCTTTTTCATAGCCGACGAAAGTTCGAACAAAGGGTAGGCGGTATTCAGGGCAAACCtttatgaccctcgacacagTCTGGATGttgtccaagcagctgaacccctgataGAATCcaacttgttcttgaggctgggcttcatccagcgtcctagatatgcccgtgaggatgatcttggtgattACTTTGTACAatacgctcagcaagcatatcggacggtagttccgaaggtcctctcggtcacctttcctatggataagaacggttcgcgaggtcttccactggtctgggttcctttctttcttcggaGATCCCTTTGACACTTCTATAGATCCGTTCctttttgtgctgcttccagaaacttcttctgcctgtatttcgaaagatcctcctgcaacgcttttctgcagctagtgtttggtgctaaccgctcaatgtgcgatgcatccggatcaagcctcaaagatCTTCaaaattccttggtggtcttcgaagtTCGATACAAGTTTGTCGTGCTCGGCTTCGAGGCACACTTAGCACAgactcgtaatcctctgagcagcatctcgtagtccacgtttgggtcttCCTCGATGTCCTCATCAAATTGGGACAAGAAGTCCTCGAGTATACAATTGTGGTATTcgattttctccttcgttgccgataacagatgttcttttccatcgtgtggctaagtcgaaTTTTTGCACGAacgagacggtgatcagaatcACTACAAAAGATGATACTACTGAGAcatcaagtagacaccacctctggttggtgagtatgtggtcgatctccgcacgagtcgcgccactGGGCGATTctcatgtccaccgacgatgatctttctttaagaaaagagagttcctATGAAAGAGGAGAGCGGCGGATAACAGCACGGCGATACGATTTCCATTTTCGTTAAAGtttccgacaacgaatttgtagaaggagtTCTCGTTGCTGATCACTTCTTCCAGCTTCTCGTAAAACGCGTTCGATTCGGATTCatgagctgctgatgttggttgGCGAGATGGTGGGGTCCTAGCATGCaaggtactgaggcagtgtacGTgttggagtggcaaaaagacttttcctcAATCTAAGCAGTCGTCCTGCCGTTGCGAGCTTGGCTTTCATCACAGGTGGTCGTCCGACCTATCTAGATCAgcgagccaccttgcgacattttgccaagacagtggtgaatcttagcggTGTTTTACTCAAAGCTAGGCTTCAGATTCCGaaaagtcggaatgtcggatgtttTGAACTCCTTCTCATTCTGGGAGACCCTGTCGAAgaacgaacctccgctgtgcatcgcagttcgacgcccggCGTCAGCTCCACGCCACTTTGAGGCGGTAGACCGTTGTGGAAGTAATTAGTATCCCTCTGTcgcaaattcaaaaatagggAAAGCCTGGCATTTCGAACGGGTCGAATGAGTGATTTGCGCTGTCAGCAAGAAGCTACCGGGCGCGACGGATATTCTGCTCTGGAtcaaaaagacgaaaagtagATACTTACATGCTGGAATTGACGTAGCGGCGTAGCAGAATCTTTTCCTCCTTTGGGATTCGTAAAATGACGAGAGAATCCGTCTGGAATGGACCGAAGGGTATGCGATTTGTGGAAGAACTCTATCGCACTTTTCTTTCACAGCATGGCGAAGCGACTtacaaaaaacagcaaaaaaaaacccacactCTCCTCAATAAGTATTCTAGTCCTGAACAAAGGGAGGGGCAGTATTTGGAAGTATTTGGCCGTAGTATCCCGTCCTGAACAAAGGGAGGGGCAGTATTTAGAAGTATTTGGCCGTAGCAGTATTTGGCCGTTTTCAACActggattctgtgcgagctcttgCTGTAGATCAAGAAAGTTAGGCaaagctgtgttcaaggacgacacaccccagcgaagatgcgggcaaCTGCGTTATGCGACAATACCAACAGCCgactaaaggcagcatatcacgaatctggggtggtgatttcaggtggagcatccgtatacggggtcgtaaattaaggagaccggagtggttccgctcatctctccctgaatcactgcaaacagccggcccctgaatgctgttttgtacgatgccttctattgcagcgcgccacccttgcacgcgtagcgtccctcactgcctatcggggcagtccgaattgattttcgacgaaacgTAGGGCgtaggcggcgcaaggggtggagcattgcaatagatggcgtcatacaaaacagcattgtggaggcggttgtttgcagtgacgcagggagagatgagcggaactaacCCCGattccataatccacgaccccataaaggtatactccacctggaattcgcaccacctcagattggcatgctgcctttaagtcaaaaaaaatagcataCAAGTTCAAGTTACTTGCTACACCTTAGCAATTTCTGTGTTATTCGTTTTAGGTGTGTTGCATAACCTTTGGTTTCCAGGTATCCTAGTTTTTGTTATTAATTTGTTGCAAAATTAATAATTCCACTCTTCGGCCACAAAAAAGCATCCTAGACATGCAGGAGATTCGCATAAGTTGCTCGCATATGTTTGAAACACACATTATCCTCCTTCTGTGGTTGAAGTCCGCTTCCGTCTTCCTAACTCTTTTCTTTGACACATTGTTGGAAGTAATCAGGCACCTTTGCTCGAAAAccatcaaattttaaatttaaaggcatcactccacgaatctgaggtggtacggatttcaggtggagtattcgtacacggggtgagaggggtgatttcgtccatttctccctaattgccgtaaaaatatgcccggaggatacggcttcgagcgttccggcgcgctattttctacaacgatttcgattggggcgcgccagccttgtgcatgctcCGCATCTTCCTTGcagttttttatggcaattaggaagaaacggatggaatcacccccctctccataatctactatgccgtatactaGTACTCCCcttgaaatccgtagcacctcagattcgtgggctgacgCCTTCAACACCAAAGAAAGCACAGCACAGGTTTGGAACATAAAATTCCGTTGTGGTGATTTCAGTCTTAGAGATAAAAGAGGTTCTACCGAGATGACAACACATCTGGGAAGTATTTTCGAAGGTGGTCGACGGCTAGACGAGAGGTTGCGAAAGAACTCGGCCCACATCATTCGGTTATGGGTCGAACGGAACAACttggaaaagtgaaagagCTTGATACAGGAGTGTTGCACGaattaaacaacaacaagagaGATCGTTGAGAATGTCATTATTTGTCATGCGCAATAAAAACCGTCGTTTACTGGATCGAATAGTAATGTATCACGTGGCGAAGGCGGATCCTTTGCAATGATCGTAGGTAAGGAGCATAGTGGTCCGATTGACGCGATGCTTAGAGAGCTTTTTTAGTTCGAATTTTCATGAgaagttgaatttttgctgGTCTGTGTACAGAGTCGCCCACTAACCTCTTGAAAAGTAGCGAAATCAATAAAGCAAATAACCGCTGCCAAGAAATTACCGAAATGGGATTTGGTAGTTAGTACGACTAGTAGTCACGAATGGAGGTCCACTCTTTTTTCACGAAGCGTTTCACTTTCCACATAAAGCTATCCAGAACTAAACAAATTCGTTTAAGGAACTCTGGTTTATGTGCCACACTCATCGGCTTTCCCCTACCAACT
This is a stretch of genomic DNA from Necator americanus strain Aroian chromosome II, whole genome shotgun sequence. It encodes these proteins:
- a CDS encoding hypothetical protein (NECATOR_CHRII.G6665.T1), with amino-acid sequence MNSNLALFLHIVSEVPAEMSSHGLRPRYAREDDLGDYFVQYAQQAYRTVVPKVLSVTFPMDKNGSRGLPLLVFGANRSMCDASGSSLKDLQNSLVVFEVRYKYNMSSVELVLLVACTTVLFPLAHSSPTSDQRLYEGGPDDTERERELYQSLRQALAESYEPPIEKRAQTFVRFGKRAQTFVRFGKRAQTFVRFG
- a CDS encoding hypothetical protein (NECATOR_CHRII.G6666.T1), producing the protein MRIAQWRDSCGDRPHTHQPEPHDGKEHLLSATKEKIEYHNCILEDFLSQFDEDIEEDPNVDYEMLLRGLRAEEVSGSSTKRNGSIEVSKGSPKKERNPDQWKTSRTVLIHRKGDREDLRNYRPICLLSVLYKVITKIILTGISRTLDEAQPQEQVGFYQGFSCLDNIQTVSRVIKVCPEYRLPFVRTFVGYEKAFDSAETNAILSALADQSVDASYVRKLTNCYDRCTTKILLFNRLLTIPIGKGLLNRGSFAVRISRTFYEHGKDLKEELNRRMREAWTAFTPVREATDRLTHKDLRAHLFDSTVLPAL